The following proteins come from a genomic window of Methanobacterium bryantii:
- a CDS encoding 4Fe-4S binding protein: protein MPVIIDTEKCGKIQNCPGEGLCIKICEQNAIEEREGDVFLIPEKCDDCDLCIQSCPNKAISKDG, encoded by the coding sequence ATGCCAGTGATAATTGATACAGAAAAGTGTGGTAAGATTCAAAACTGTCCCGGAGAAGGACTATGCATAAAAATCTGCGAACAAAATGCAATAGAAGAAAGAGAAGGAGATGTATTCCTGATACCTGAAAAATGCGATGATTGTGACTTATGTATTCAAAGCTGTCCAAATAAAGCGATATCTAAGGATGGATAA
- the fwdF gene encoding tungsten-dependent formylmethanofuran dehydrogenase subunit FwdF, with translation MRIERNGDQVRCLDYNSENCIGCGICVDICPTNSLKLGPVLPIARGLLKMDYVSVNEDTCALCGLCASACAFKAMKCSINGEDMAKMEVYPKWSHETAVNDDACVYCRKCETVCPRDAITVTRTLPKRADLVIGEIEINEDECINCGVCEEMCPAEAIKIKETGKNSYSISVDEDKCVYCLVCKRACPENAIKAACRLCSYGEYELDPEKYSVTGKLILDEEDCIKCGWCEDICPKEAVTVIKPFEGEISTGNTECKGDSCHACQDVCPCNAITVVDGKAQVNPDHCILCGVCTNVCPQQNIVIKRNNMNLGNVRSKSWDKILSNLTE, from the coding sequence ATGAGAATAGAAAGAAACGGCGACCAGGTACGTTGTCTGGATTATAATAGTGAAAACTGTATAGGCTGTGGGATATGCGTAGATATCTGCCCAACTAATTCCTTAAAGTTAGGCCCAGTTCTACCTATAGCCAGAGGACTGCTAAAAATGGATTATGTTTCAGTAAATGAAGACACATGTGCTTTATGCGGGTTATGTGCATCTGCATGTGCATTTAAGGCCATGAAATGCAGCATAAACGGCGAAGATATGGCCAAAATGGAAGTGTATCCAAAATGGTCCCATGAAACAGCAGTTAATGATGATGCCTGCGTATACTGCCGTAAGTGTGAAACCGTCTGTCCAAGAGATGCAATAACAGTTACAAGAACACTCCCTAAAAGAGCAGACCTTGTAATTGGAGAAATTGAAATCAACGAAGATGAATGCATAAACTGCGGCGTATGTGAAGAAATGTGCCCTGCAGAAGCTATTAAAATCAAAGAAACAGGCAAAAATTCATACAGCATCTCAGTTGACGAAGATAAATGTGTATACTGCCTTGTATGTAAACGTGCATGTCCTGAAAATGCAATAAAGGCAGCATGCAGATTATGTTCCTATGGAGAGTACGAGCTCGACCCTGAAAAGTATTCAGTTACAGGTAAATTAATTTTAGATGAAGAAGACTGTATTAAATGCGGGTGGTGCGAGGATATCTGTCCAAAAGAAGCAGTAACTGTTATAAAACCATTTGAAGGAGAAATATCAACCGGAAACACTGAATGTAAAGGTGACTCCTGCCATGCATGTCAGGATGTTTGCCCGTGTAATGCTATAACAGTTGTGGACGGGAAAGCCCAGGTGAACCCTGATCACTGTATACTCTGCGGTGTCTGCACTAACGTGTGCCCTCAACAGAATATAGTTATAAAACGAAACAACATGAACCTCGGAAACGTGCGTTCAAAGTCATGGGATAAAATATTATCAAACCTGACAGAATAG